Proteins from a genomic interval of Candidatus Atribacteria bacterium ADurb.Bin276:
- the pgdA_1 gene encoding Peptidoglycan deacetylase, giving the protein MDISVVIGVDTETDIGSFTPFYNGVEKGTPLLMDLFEKKGIPATFFMVAEAAQKFPELTREIKQRGFEVGCHTIHHETIGDPLFEIPLVKPVLPEEIPHRLEVATAMIAEVIGEAPQSFRAPRLWGSTIMVNTLEKLGYLADATYPLYYYQERVTPYYPSAKDWTQEGNLSILEIPNFADLTIESHDQYGRDRDQWPLFRTEGAESLMKHVNSMIAYCADRNLPAVFCLYIHPWEFIEMPSRLSYGEATVEPLQFIIKNCGPRALTELSKVIDAFKDKGAHFYSAAGLAHQWRESVKES; this is encoded by the coding sequence ATGGATATTTCAGTTGTTATTGGAGTAGATACCGAAACTGATATAGGGAGTTTTACGCCTTTTTATAATGGAGTTGAAAAAGGAACACCGCTTTTGATGGATTTGTTTGAGAAAAAAGGAATCCCTGCTACTTTTTTTATGGTTGCTGAGGCAGCCCAAAAATTCCCGGAACTCACTCGTGAGATTAAACAAAGAGGTTTTGAAGTGGGCTGTCACACCATTCATCACGAGACGATTGGCGATCCACTTTTTGAGATTCCACTGGTCAAGCCAGTTTTACCCGAAGAAATACCTCATCGCCTTGAAGTAGCTACGGCAATGATTGCTGAAGTTATTGGAGAAGCTCCCCAGTCTTTTCGAGCTCCCAGACTTTGGGGAAGTACTATTATGGTGAATACCTTAGAGAAATTGGGGTATCTCGCCGATGCTACTTATCCGCTTTATTACTATCAAGAAAGAGTTACTCCTTACTATCCATCAGCAAAAGATTGGACACAAGAAGGGAACCTTTCCATTCTTGAAATACCAAATTTTGCTGATCTTACTATAGAAAGTCATGATCAGTATGGTCGGGATCGAGATCAATGGCCTCTTTTCCGAACCGAAGGCGCTGAATCATTGATGAAGCATGTCAATAGTATGATAGCTTACTGTGCCGATAGAAACCTGCCGGCGGTATTTTGTTTATATATCCATCCCTGGGAATTCATTGAAATGCCTTCTCGCCTTTCTTATGGAGAGGCCACCGTTGAGCCTCTTCAATTTATTATCAAAAACTGTGGGCCCCGAGCCTTAACTGAACTATCTAAAGTGATTGATGCTTTTAAAGATAAAGGTGCACATTTTTATTCGGCAGCAGGACTGGCTCATCAATGGAGAGAAAGTGTGAAAGAAAGCTGA
- the exuR_2 gene encoding putative HTH-type transcriptional repressor ExuR: MPPTIRDVAREAGVSVATVSRVINGSEAVSDEIKDRVLKAINLLNYQPNLSARFLSQKKHPFSDDTKYVGVLFGEYVHSDHYFFSSVISGIEKTMFEKRLNVVISSVSQRDNYTPLDLPLFIAEKSLKYLIVIGETDPKFLFYLKENGFIVVMVDDIGPIGFDCVLCDYKRGALEAVEYLINLGHKNIGLIAGAEHHYFSRALENSYLKVLQSHGIPIRREYIVYNEDFNVDGGARSMEKLFLLSNPPTAILTNDEMAIGVLQKANEMNISIPDRLSVMGFDDIEMARFFHPPITTMKIPGSEMGRLAAKLVIDKMQENEPLPAQRIELSPILVERKSCISLK, from the coding sequence ATGCCACCAACCATTCGAGATGTAGCCCGAGAAGCTGGTGTAAGTGTTGCAACGGTTTCAAGGGTAATCAATGGCTCAGAAGCCGTGAGCGATGAAATCAAAGACCGGGTATTGAAAGCAATCAACCTTTTGAACTATCAACCAAATCTGTCCGCTCGGTTTTTGAGCCAAAAAAAACATCCTTTTTCCGATGATACTAAATATGTTGGCGTGCTATTTGGTGAATACGTTCATTCTGATCATTATTTTTTTTCAAGTGTTATCTCTGGGATTGAAAAAACCATGTTCGAGAAGCGGCTTAACGTAGTGATATCATCAGTATCCCAACGGGATAATTACACTCCTCTCGATCTTCCCCTTTTTATTGCAGAAAAAAGTCTGAAATACTTAATCGTCATTGGAGAAACCGATCCAAAATTTCTTTTTTATCTTAAAGAAAATGGTTTTATTGTGGTAATGGTGGATGATATTGGTCCAATTGGTTTCGATTGTGTTCTCTGTGATTACAAAAGGGGAGCACTGGAGGCAGTCGAATATCTCATAAATTTAGGTCACAAAAATATAGGCTTAATAGCCGGAGCGGAACATCATTATTTTTCTCGAGCATTAGAAAACAGCTACTTAAAAGTCCTGCAATCTCATGGTATCCCAATCCGCCGTGAATATATTGTTTACAATGAGGATTTTAACGTTGATGGGGGAGCGCGGAGTATGGAGAAACTTTTTTTGCTATCCAATCCACCCACAGCCATATTAACCAATGATGAAATGGCAATAGGAGTACTTCAAAAAGCCAATGAAATGAATATTTCTATTCCAGACAGACTATCGGTGATGGGATTTGACGATATTGAGATGGCGAGATTTTTCCATCCACCAATTACTACCATGAAAATTCCGGGATCAGAAATGGGGCGTTTAGCGGCAAAATTGGTCATTGATAAAATGCAGGAAAATGAACCCCTTCCCGCTCAACGGATTGAGTTGTCTCCTATTCTTGTTGAGAGAAAATCATGTATTTCATTGAAATAA
- a CDS encoding putative peptidase, which yields MLLPEYEMKSRLKKVQDLLVTKDLPGTLVYYDELNIANGWYLSGWCPQFESGCLFIPRQGEPMILGGPESEPFAKTDSAIKKTKNIPVFMVPEEEYPNATISSFAEVFDEIGIKGKSQKLGVVGLDKMPFGVYQLLKKDLLGIDLVDITAEYEQFRKIKSPWEQEQIRKAFAIADQSFQMMKPLVREGVSEIEIAGAGEGKARSLGANWFAFKAIVASGERTSGVVPTASDKKLQVGETVMMGLSPRYNGYAGVFGYTMVVGGKFNEAQRRCINDMVEAYRITKSNLKPGMIGKDINAVTHEFVTKQGYGKNIVCPFAHTIGLMEAEAPFFGPNSNDILQAGMTVCVDVSVFSVPEANGVRFESAFLITDKGPEPLSPYMDQLILNTKV from the coding sequence ATGTTATTACCAGAATATGAAATGAAATCTCGCTTAAAAAAAGTACAAGACCTTCTTGTCACAAAAGATCTTCCAGGGACTTTGGTATATTACGATGAACTCAATATAGCTAATGGATGGTATTTATCCGGTTGGTGTCCACAATTCGAGAGTGGCTGCCTGTTTATTCCCCGTCAAGGTGAACCGATGATTTTGGGAGGGCCAGAATCGGAACCTTTTGCCAAAACCGATTCAGCAATTAAGAAGACCAAAAATATACCGGTTTTTATGGTTCCAGAGGAGGAATATCCGAACGCTACCATATCTTCTTTTGCCGAAGTCTTTGATGAAATTGGTATTAAAGGGAAAAGCCAAAAACTGGGTGTGGTTGGACTGGATAAGATGCCCTTCGGAGTCTATCAGCTACTCAAAAAAGATTTACTGGGAATCGATCTGGTTGATATCACTGCTGAATATGAACAATTTCGGAAGATTAAATCACCCTGGGAACAAGAACAGATCAGAAAAGCCTTTGCTATTGCCGACCAATCTTTTCAGATGATGAAGCCCCTGGTTCGTGAAGGTGTTTCAGAGATCGAAATTGCTGGAGCTGGAGAGGGGAAAGCCCGATCCTTAGGGGCGAATTGGTTTGCCTTTAAAGCTATTGTTGCCAGCGGAGAGCGAACCAGCGGAGTAGTTCCTACAGCTTCGGACAAGAAATTGCAAGTTGGTGAAACGGTGATGATGGGACTCAGCCCTCGATATAATGGTTATGCAGGAGTATTTGGCTATACCATGGTGGTTGGTGGGAAGTTCAATGAAGCACAAAGACGCTGTATCAACGATATGGTTGAAGCCTACCGGATTACTAAATCCAATTTAAAGCCAGGGATGATTGGAAAAGATATTAATGCTGTAACCCATGAATTTGTAACCAAACAAGGGTATGGAAAAAATATCGTCTGTCCCTTTGCTCATACTATAGGGCTAATGGAAGCTGAAGCTCCCTTTTTTGGGCCTAATAGCAATGATATTCTTCAGGCCGGTATGACAGTCTGTGTGGATGTGAGTGTCTTTTCGGTCCCGGAAGCAAATGGGGTTCGATTTGAAAGTGCCTTTCTCATTACCGATAAAGGTCCTGAGCCTCTTTCGCCCTATATGGATCAGTTGATATTGAATACCAAAGTTTAA